Genomic segment of Paenibacillus macerans:
GCGATCTTTTGGAGTAAAATGTGCTGCGGCATATGCATCAGGTGCTCGAGCGGCACCTTTAATTTCGCTGCTAATTTAACGGCGGTGTCCGGTGAAATTTGTAGCGGCTTCATATGAATATCCCTCCTGTCGAGCTGGTAGCTATATAATAGCATACTTTTCAGCCTGCTTAGGCATCAATAATAAACGATTGAAGAAAGGATGAGACAATATCCATGACATTATTCAATGGACCCCTAGATCCGGCCTGGGAACTTGACTCGATTTTCCCGGGAGGCTCTTCTTCCGCGGCGTTCCGCGAATTTCTTGAGACGTTGGAACGCGATATTGCCGGTTACCACGCAGCGATCGAGGAGATGGGCGCGCCGGCCTCGCTTAAGGACACGGAAGCTTTTGACGGAATCATTGAAGGGCTGCAGGCGGCCTCCGCCAAACTGACGGAAGCGGGCAGCTTTGTATCCTGTTTGACGGCCCAGGATCAGCATGACAAGAAGGCGGTTCAACTGGACGCCAAAGTAACGTCGATTCGGGCTGCGTACAACAATGTGACGACCTTGTTCTGGAACGTGCTGCGTTTGACGAGCGACGAGGTGTGGGCGGACTGGATGAAGCGCGGCGAGATCGCCCCGCTTTCCTTCGTGCTCAGCGAAAAGCGCGATGAAGCCCGCGAGAAGCTGCCGCCCGAGCTGGAGAGCCTGGCTTCGGACCTGGCTATCGACGGTTACCACGGCTGGGGACAGCATTACGACACGATCGTCGCCAAAGTAAACGTGCCGTTCCAGGAGCCGGGCGGCGAAGTGAAGATGCTGTCCGTAGGCCAAGCGGCCAACAAGCTGGACGATCCGGACCGCAGCGTCCGCGAGCGGGTATTTGCCAGCTGGGAGGAAGCCTGGAGCAATTCCGCCGATTATTGCGCGGACACGCTGAACCGGCTGGCGGGCTTCCGTTTGAAGCTGTACGACAAGAGAGGCTGGGACGATATCCTGAAGGAGCCGCTGGCGATCAATCGCATGTCGGGGGCAACGCTGGATGCGATGTGGCGAGTGATCGAGGAGAACAAGCCGAAATTCGTCGCTTATTTGGAGCGGAAAGCGAAGCTGCTGGGGCTCGACAAGCTGAACTGGGCCGATGTGGACGCGCCGCTCGGCAAAGTGACGGAAGAAATTACGTACGACCAGGCCGCGCAAGATATCGTCAAGCAGTTCGGCGGCTTTAGTCCGAAATTGGCCGAATTTGCGGCCGAAGCGTTCCGCAAGCGCTGGATCGAAGCGGAGGACCGCTCCGGCAAACGGCCGGGCGGTTTCTGCACCGCGCTTCCGGTCAGCAAGCAAACGCGGATTTTCATGACGTTCGGGGGAACGCTTTCGAACGTGTCGACGCTGGCTCATGAGCTCGGTCACGCCTATCATCAGTATTTGATGGAGGAGCTGCCGGTGTTCAACCAGGATTACGCGATGAACGTCGCGGAAACCGCTTCGACCTTTGCGGAAATGATCGTGTCGGACGCCCTGGTGAAAAACGCGGCAAGCAAGGAAGCGAAAATCGTGCTGCTCGCCGACCAAATCCAGAGATCCATCGCCTTCTACATGAACATCCATGCCCGCTTCCTGTTCGAAACGCGCTTTTATGCGAAGCGCCGGCAAGGTTTGCTGGACGCCGGCGAATTGTCCGCGCTGATGGAGGAAGCGCAGCGGGAAGCGTACCGCGGGGCGCTGGGCAACTATCACCCGCATTTCTGGGCTTCCAAGCTGCATTTTTACATCACGGATGTACCGTTCTATAATTTCCCGTATACCTTCGGGTACATGTTCAGTACCGGCATTTACGCGATAGCGCAGCGGGAAGGCCAAGCGTTCGCGGAGAAATACGACGCGCTGCTGCGGGATACGGGCCGGATGACGGTGGAGGAACTGGCCGCCAAACATCTGCAGGTTGACTTGACCAAGCCGGATTTCTGGCGCGAGGCGATGGCGTTATCCGTGGCTGACGTCGATGCGTTCCTGGAATTGACAAAATAAATTGTGTGATTGGGCCCCCGTCATATTGTGGCGGTGAGGGCCCGTTTTTATTACGGCCACGCGCAATCATCACGAAGCTAACGGACCCCAGTGACGGTAGTCGTTCCAAATCAAGGAGAACATTGTTATAGGCCATCAGTCCGACCTAAATCAACTGCCCAACGAATTAAAGTATTCTTTTCTTGGGGGGGTGGCAGATCAACACTCGCTGTCTGGGGACTTTGCACGATTATCCCGCTTGATCAGGTAGCAGGGAAACAAACAAGCTCGGGAGAAGAAAATAATTGGTGGAGAAACAGCTAGATTCGAGATAATTTAAACGGGCTTAGGAGAAGAAATCAGGGTTTAGAGAAGGTGAAACAGACCGCATAAGAGATCTAGACAAGAGATCAAGACAGGAGATCAAGGACAAGACGCGAGGGAAACGAAAAGACCGTGATTTTGCTGTAGCCTGAACCCTTCCGTCTTCAATAACGCCCGCACCGTTCATGTTAGTCTACACCAATCAAGTTGATCTGCGTCAAACTCCCCCGCACCGTTCCGGCGTCTCGATCAAGCCGCAGCCGTAAGGGGCTGGTTTGGTTGGCATACGATCAGCCGGCGGTAAGGGATCGCGGGAATCGCCACACACATGCGCAGCAACTTCTGCCGCATCGTTTCTTCCGCTCCGGGCAGTCCTGCTCGCTTTGGTAACGGCTGCTAAATGGTTGAAGTTCTGTTTCCACATTGACTTCCATATCAGGCTCACCCTCGAATTAAAAATACACGAACACAGGTTCCATTTATTTTATTGTACCAAACGTACGTTCCCTTATCAAGCCGGACATTTCACCTGAACCGCCTCATTTTTTCCCATCTCTTTTTCTTCTTTCTTTTTTTGGAGCCCTTGCCCTTGCCCTAGCCCCCCTGCTCACTGAACGAAAGGGAATAATCGTGCAAAGGCAGGCAGCAGGCAGGGACACCAAGACACAAAGACCCTTTAGACAGCCCTATTACCTGGCATCGATTTGTGACACTGCTCGAAACGGCTACGGTGCAAAAGGTAGATGCGCTACATCAAGACTTACCTGCCGATTTTTTACTGCGAAAGATGAGCTGTGTAATTAAAAGAAATTACAGTCATATTTTGCAAAGTAATTATTAACCAAATTTGTTGTATATTGTTGAACGTTATATAATTATGGCCTATAATGAGACATAAGCCCTATATAATGGGGACTTACATGGGAAGGGAGGGTGGATATGCTGAAAATCGATGAAATTTCACTCGCCAGACAAGTGGAAATGGCATTTAAGGAGCTGGAAGAGGAGCTTTCCGGATTAACATCAGGCACCGTATTCATCCAAATCCGCAACAATACCATCGGAAAATTCGGAATCCGCCACAATCCGATTGCCGGACGGAACGGGCATCTCGCCGATGAGGGCGCAGGGCTGACCATGGAGCAGATGCAATGTTTTCGGAGGATGGCCCTCGAATCGTTAAAGTTCAAAC
This window contains:
- a CDS encoding YycC family protein — encoded protein: MKPLQISPDTAVKLAAKLKVPLEHLMHMPQHILLQKIAELAKEEAGSKPAEAGAEPSASEPAGDSKPGDPKQSL
- a CDS encoding M3 family oligoendopeptidase; its protein translation is MTLFNGPLDPAWELDSIFPGGSSSAAFREFLETLERDIAGYHAAIEEMGAPASLKDTEAFDGIIEGLQAASAKLTEAGSFVSCLTAQDQHDKKAVQLDAKVTSIRAAYNNVTTLFWNVLRLTSDEVWADWMKRGEIAPLSFVLSEKRDEAREKLPPELESLASDLAIDGYHGWGQHYDTIVAKVNVPFQEPGGEVKMLSVGQAANKLDDPDRSVRERVFASWEEAWSNSADYCADTLNRLAGFRLKLYDKRGWDDILKEPLAINRMSGATLDAMWRVIEENKPKFVAYLERKAKLLGLDKLNWADVDAPLGKVTEEITYDQAAQDIVKQFGGFSPKLAEFAAEAFRKRWIEAEDRSGKRPGGFCTALPVSKQTRIFMTFGGTLSNVSTLAHELGHAYHQYLMEELPVFNQDYAMNVAETASTFAEMIVSDALVKNAASKEAKIVLLADQIQRSIAFYMNIHARFLFETRFYAKRRQGLLDAGELSALMEEAQREAYRGALGNYHPHFWASKLHFYITDVPFYNFPYTFGYMFSTGIYAIAQREGQAFAEKYDALLRDTGRMTVEELAAKHLQVDLTKPDFWREAMALSVADVDAFLELTK